A stretch of DNA from Deltaproteobacteria bacterium PRO3:
GGGCGGCTCGGGCAGAGGCATGATCGCCATCTCGGCGGCCACCGGCCTGGCAAAGCCGGCGGGGGCGGCGAACAGGATCAGGGCGAGGGCGATTCCTAAGGCTTTCATAATTTCCTCCATGGGCGTTCCTGGAGCGCAGACGTCCCTTCCTAAAAAGAGGGTTTGGATATTTTGAAAAATTTTATAGGGAGGGGCTATGGCCTGGATCTACCTCTTCGTCGCCGGACTGCTCGAGATCGCCTGGGCGGTCGGCATGAAATACTCCGAGGGCTTCACCCGTCGTTGGCCGAGCGTCTTCACGCTCGTCATGATGCTGCTCAGTTTCGGCTTCCTCTCCTTGGCCCTGAAGCGGCTTCCCATCGGCACCGCCTATGCGATCTGGACGGGGATCGGCGCCGTCGGCGTCACGATCTGGGGCATCGTTTTCTTCGGCGAGGCGGCGGGGGCCCTGCGCCTGGCCTGCATCGCCCTGATCGTCGCGGGCATCATCGGCCTCAAGTGGGTTTCTTCCTAAGGGGCATGCCTCTCAATACATAGGCTCCTCGAGGCGCTTGAAGCGGCGGATCTCGGGGAAGAGGCGGTACCAGACCCCCACCACCGCGAGGGTCCCCAGGCCGCCGATCACGACCGCCGGCACCGTCCCGAACCAGCTCGCGGTCAGCCCCGACTCGAACTCGCCCAATTCGTTGGAGGCCCCGATGAAGACCAGGTTGACCGCGCTGACCCGGCCGCGCATCTCGTGCGGGGTCTGCACCTGGACCAAGACTCCGCGGATCACCACGCTCACCATGTCGGCCGCTCCCAGGACAAAGAGGCAGAGCAGCGAGAAGTGAAAATTCTTCGAGATCCCGAACAAGACCGTCGCCACGCCGAAGAGCGCCACGCAAGCCAGCATGGTCTCTCCGGCGCGCTTGAGCGGCGGCAGATAGGCGAGGGCGATCGCCATCAGCGCGGCGCCCAGCGCGGGCGCGGCCCGCAGCATGCCGAGGCCGGAGGCGCCGACCTTCAGGATGTCGTTGGCGTAGACCGGGAGCAGGGCGACGGCCCCGCCCAGTAGGACCGCGAAGAGGTCCAGCGAGATGGTCCCCAGGATGATCTTCTTGTCCCAGACAAAGCGGATACCCGCAAGCAGGGTCTTCAAGGTCATCAGCGAGGCCTCGAGGCGCTCGGTCCGGTTGCGGATCAGGGCCACCAAGAGGAAGGAGGCCAGGCGCATCGCCGCGACGACGATCAGCACGGTCTCGGGGCGGCCGCTCATCGCGTAGATCCAGCCCGCGGCGGCCGGGCCCGCGATGAAGGCGATCTGCATGGTCGAGGAGTTCCACTTCACCGCGTTGCTGAAGATCGGGGCCGGCACCAGCTGGGGGACAATCGCCTGGCTGGCCGGCCCATCGAAGGCGTTGGCGATCCCCAGCAGGAAGAGCAGGAGATAGACCCCCCAGAGGGCGCTCAGCTGGGTCCCCGCGACCAAGGCCAAGGCCGCGACCCCCAGGAACTGCAGGCCGCGGCAGACCAGAATCACCCGTCGGCGGTCGTAGCGGT
This window harbors:
- the sugE gene encoding quaternary ammonium compound efflux SMR transporter SugE, which encodes MAWIYLFVAGLLEIAWAVGMKYSEGFTRRWPSVFTLVMMLLSFGFLSLALKRLPIGTAYAIWTGIGAVGVTIWGIVFFGEAAGALRLACIALIVAGIIGLKWVSS
- a CDS encoding MFS transporter — translated: MSQAPQVPHPRAAFRHRDFRYFISARFLALTSHQMMNVALGQWIYEWTRDPLYLGYVGLALFVPKMAFTVFAGHTADRYDRRRVILVCRGLQFLGVAALALVAGTQLSALWGVYLLLFLLGIANAFDGPASQAIVPQLVPAPIFSNAVKWNSSTMQIAFIAGPAAAGWIYAMSGRPETVLIVVAAMRLASFLLVALIRNRTERLEASLMTLKTLLAGIRFVWDKKIILGTISLDLFAVLLGGAVALLPVYANDILKVGASGLGMLRAAPALGAALMAIALAYLPPLKRAGETMLACVALFGVATVLFGISKNFHFSLLCLFVLGAADMVSVVIRGVLVQVQTPHEMRGRVSAVNLVFIGASNELGEFESGLTASWFGTVPAVVIGGLGTLAVVGVWYRLFPEIRRFKRLEEPMY